Genomic DNA from Halobaculum sp. MBLA0147:
GCCCGCGGCCCGCGCCGCCGTCTCGGCCGTCTCGGCCAGCACCGACGGCGCCGGCACTTCGTCGGAGTCGGTCACCCGCGAGAGTGGGTCGCGATCCGGTTTCAACCCTCGGTCGGCGGGAGCCGGCCGGTCCCACCGCGAGGCGACCATTCATGTCGGTCGCCACCCACTCGCGAGCGAATGCCAGACACGGACCTCGACGCGGTGCCGCTGGACGCGTACTACGACCTGACACAGATCTCGGCGGTCGCGCAGTCACCGGACGGCGACCGGGTGGCGTTCGTCACCACGGAGTTCGACCCCGACGCCGACGAGCCCGTCACCTCGTTGTTCGTCGCGCCGACGGACGGGAGTCGTGACCCACACCGCCTGACACGAGTCACGGGCGCGGGGTCACCGCAGTGGAGCCCGAGTGGCGACCGACTCGCCTTCCTCGCCGCACGCGACCGCGACACGGCCGACCGCGTCGGGCGCGAGCGCTACGACGCGGACGCAGACTCGGGCGACACCGACGACGGCGAGGCGGACTCGGACGCCGACGACGAGACGGGGTCGGACGGCCACGACGCCGACGACAGTGACGACCCCGACGGCGGCCCGGACGCGGCCGAGACCGACGACGAGCCGACGCGACAGGTGTGGCTGTTCGACCTCGCGCTCGGGGGCGACGCGCGACAGGTGACCGACTTCGACGAGGGAGCCGGCGAGTTCGACTGGGGGCCCGACGGGGAGCGACTCGTCGTCGCGGCGCGGGACCCGACCGAGGCCGAACGGTCGTACCTCGACGCCCGCGAGGCTGGCGGCCCCGTCGAGACCGAGCGACTCCAGCACAAACTCGACGGCGTCGGCTACCTCGACACCGTCGACACGTACCTCCACGTGGTCGACGTGGCGACGGGGGAGACGGACCGCCTCGACGAGGCGTACGGCGGCGGCGCGTTCGAGGATCTCGCCGGACTCCAGCCCGACTGGGGCTCGCACGGGCGAATCGCGTTCTGTTCGTGTCGCACCGAGCGCCCAGACGACACGCAGGTCGTCGACGTGTACAGCGTCGCGCCGGACGGGAGCGACCTCCGGAAGCTGACGGACTCGACGCTGTCGGCCGCGAACCCGACCTGGTCCCCGAGCGGCGAGGAGTTGGCGTTCGCCGCGAGCGACCCCGAGAACTGGTGTGTGCCGACACAGGTGTACCGCCACGACGGGTCACAGGGTGCCGAGTCGCTGACCGCCGACCTGGATCGCACACTCGCCCGCGGTGCGGACCTCCACTGGGCGGATGAGCGAACGTTGTTCACCCGCATCGGCGACGAGGGGCAGACGCGACTGCTCCGCGTCGAGACGGACGGGACGACGGAGCGCGCCTTCGCGGCGCAGGGCGACGGACGCGCGCTCCAGGGGTTCGACCACGGCGACGAGCGGAGCACGCTCCTCCTGTCACACCCGAGCGACGGCCAGGACGTGTTCGCGGTCGACACCGCGGATCTCGACGCCGGTGGTGACACCGCGGACGCCACCGCGGCTTCACCCGCAGAGCCGGACTCGCTCACGCGCCTGTCGACGGTGAACGAACACCTGACGGGTGACCACCGGATGCCCGAGGCGCGGCGGGTCACCTACGAGAGTGACGGCCACGAGATCGAGGGGATCGTCTACAGCGATCCGGACGTGGCGCTCGACGACGGCGACCACCCGCTCGTGGTCGCGATCCACGGCGGCCCGGTGAGCTACGACGAGCCGGTGTTCTCGTTCGCGCACGCCGCACTCACCTCGCGCGGCTACGTCGTCTTCCGGCCGAACTACCGCGGCGGCTCCTCGTACGGTCGCGACTTCTGTGAGGCGCTGCACGGCCGGTGGGGCACCGTCGAGGTCGACGACATCGTGGCCGGTGTGCGGGACCTGACGGCCCGCGGGTGGGCCGACGGCGACCGGGTGTTCGGCTACGGCTTCTCGTACGGCGGGATCGCACAGGGGTTCCTCGTCACGCAGACGGACGTGTTGACCGCCGCCGCTCCGGAGCACGGGATCTACGACCTCCGCTCTGCGTTCGGGACCGACGACAGTCACACCTGGACGACGATGGAGTACGGGCTCCCGTGGGAGGTGCCCGAGGAGATCGACGCCTCCTCGGCCATCACGGACGCGGGCGAGATCGACACGCCGCTGCTCGTCACCGCCGGTGGCCGCGACTGGCGGTGTCCGCCGAGTCAGTCCGAGCAGCTGTACGTCGCCGCCCGGAAACAGGACGTGCCGGCGCGACTGGTGATCTACGAGGAGGAACACCACGACGTCGGCGACCCCGACCGCGCGATCCACCGCCTGGAGGAGGTGCTGGCGTGGTACGAGCGGTTCGACCCGGCGGTGGAGACGGACGAGGCGGGCGACCCGGGTGACAGACACGAGGTCGTCCACGGAGACTGACGCGGGACTCGACTCCCTGGAACCCGACTCCGTGGAACCCGACTCCCTGGAACCCGACTCCACGAGGTACTCCGGCTCTGCTCACTACCGAGCAGAGCGGTAGTCGCGGATCGAACCCCGAGTAGAAGACACTTGTACCCGGAGACGAGCGGTCGAATCGTGGATCGACGAGCGTTCCTCGCCGCCGCCGGTGTGACGGTGACGGCCGGCTGTTCGCTCCGAGAGTCGTCCGAGGTCGCCTGTCCGTCACACGACGCGGCGGTGACACCGCGTGTGAGAGCCACCGCCGACGCTTCCATCGGGGACACGTCCGGCCACTGGCCGACGCCGGTCGGCCCGGCCGACGGCACCCGCGCTCTCCCCGAGGCGGACTACGGCGATCCCGTCGGCTTCGTGTGGCGCCGCGAGGTCGACGCCCGTCCCGGTGGCCCGACACCGGTCCTCGTCGACGAGACGGTCTACCTCGTCGACGCGGCGAAACGACTCGTCGCGCTGTCGCTGCGAGACGGGCGACTGCTGTGGCGTGACGAGACTGTCGCCGTCGACGGGCCCGTCGCCGCCGGGCGGGAACTGTTGTACCTGCGACGCGACGGGAGCCTCGTCGCGTTCGACCCGGACGACCGGCGCGTCGTCTGGACGTTCGAGCCACCCGGCGACGGTGCGTCGCTCTCGCTGCCGGTACCAGACGGCGAGTTGGTATTCCTCCACGACGACTCGACGGACGAACTGTTCGCACTCGACCAGACCGGCCAGCGAGTGTGGCGGGCGTCGACAACGGTGTGTCCGGCCGTCGGCGAGGGGACGGTCGTCGTCAGGTCGGACGGCGAACTCCGGGCACTCCGTCGAGACACCGGGCGACGGACGTGGCGGCAGCGCGTCGACGGACCAGACGCACACCGACTCGCCGTCCGCGACGGTCGCGTGTTCGGCACCGACAACGGCGTGCTGGCACTCGACCGGCAGACTGGAGCCGAACTGTGGACACACGACCCGGCCGGCGGACGGACGGACCGACCGGCCGTGGGGGCCCAGCAGGTCTACGTCCCGACCGCGCAGTTCCAGTGGTACGGGCGGCGTCTGTACACCTACGATCTCGGAGGCCCCGACCCGACCGCCTGCCGTCGGACCGCGTCGTTCGTCGCCGGCGGTCCCGTCGTCGTGACCGACGACCACGTGGTCGTGGCCGGCGGTGCCGAACAGGACGACGGCTCCACCCGGAACCGTCTCTGGGCGCTCGACCACGACGGTGACCCCGTCTGGCGTGTCGCGGGAACGGACACGGAAGCGCGAGCACTGTGCGCGGGCCGTCGCGCACTCCTGTTCGTCGAGGGCGAACGGATCACCGCGGTCGGCTTCGCAGGGTGAGCGCCGGCTACGACGCGCTGTCCCCGCTTCGAGACGTTCCGGTCCGACCCGTTCCGTCCGATTCGGCTCGTCCGACCGGACTCGCGCCTCGAAGAGCCACTTCCGTCGGAAGACGTCGAAAACCACCTCGTCTTCGGGTGACGACCGAGGCCAGTGAGTTCGGTCGACCCTCGCCACCCTGCCGACGGTCGGCTGGCTGCGGTCCCGCGTCAGACTCGACTGCCGGTCACGTGGCGGCGCGGCGGACGATCACTCGTCGCTGGTTAACTCGCGGACCGACTGATCGAGGTCGGCAGCCATCTCCGTCTGTCGTTCCGTCGCGGCCGCGATCTCGGTGACGGCCTCGGAGATCGTCTCTGCTTTGTCCGCCGCCTCTTCGACCATCGACGCGATCTCCTCCGTGCTCGCGGCTTGGTCGTCCGTCGCACGCGAGACCTCCGCGATCCCGTCGTTGGCTTCGCTGACGGTCGCGACGATCTCCTCGAAGCTCTCCGTGACGCGTTCGACTCGCTCGATCCCGGCTTCGATCCTGTCGGTCGTCTCGACGAGGTTCTCGACGGTCGTCTCCGTCTCCGTCTGGATCTCGCCGACGGTCTCCTCTATGTGTCCGGCCTGCCGCTGTGACTCCTCGGCGAGTTGTTTCACCTCGTCGGCGACGACCGCGAACCCGTCACCCGCCTCACCCGCCCGGGCGGCCTCGATCGAGGCGTTCAACGCGAGCATGTTCGTCTGCTCCGCGATGTCGTCGATCACCTCCACCACCTCGTCGATGTCGTCGACGTGTGACTGGAGCGTCTCCACGTCGTCGGCGACGGTGTCCGCCGAGTCGGCCACCGCGGTCATCACCTCCGCGGCGTCGTCGGCGGCTTCGGTCCCGTCGATCGCGAGTGACTCCGCTCGCGAACTGGTCGTCGCCACCTCGTCGGCCGTCGACGCGATCTCCTCGACGGTCGCCGACAGCGTCGAGACCTCGCTCACGACCGTCTCCGTGGTCTCGGCCTGCTCGCGGGTCAGTCCGTCGATCTCCTGGGCGTTGTCGGAGATCTGCTCGACTGCACTCGAGAGTGCTTCCACGTCCGTCCGAACCGCCTCGAGGTGATCGACCATCGCCGCACCGAGACTGTCGACGGTGTCGACGATTGCGAGGAGGTCCTCGTCCAGCAGCGAGTCGTCGCCGTCGAACGCGACGCGAGCGTCGAACCGGCCGTGTTCGTACGCGACGATCGTCTCGACGACCGCGTCGAACAACTCCTGTAACTCCGTCCGGAAGCGTGCGGAGTCGTGGAGATCTTGGACGATCTCGACGACGCCGACGAGTTCCTCGCCACGGAACACCGGCGTCGCGAGGAACCAGATCTCCGAGCCGGCCAGTGCGCTCGTGTCCTCGTAGACGTACTCGCCGGCCAACAAGGAGTACTCGTCGTCCGGGACGCCGACGCCGTCGTACACGCGGTCGGCGTCGCGGGGTTCTCTGACGACCTTCTCGGCGAGCGTGAGTCGGTCGTCCTCGTCGTAGACGGTCGATCCGGGTGCCTCGTCTCCGATCACGCGATCACGCGGCACGTCGAGCAGGGCCGCGATCTGCTCGTCGTACGCGACGACTCGACCGTCGGCGTCGAGGGCGAACGACGGGAGGTCGAAGGTGTCGAGAACCAACTGGAGTTCGAACTGGTGATCGGTGAGCGACGTTCCGTCGACGGCTCGTCCTGTCGACATACCCACCGGGTGTCTGTCGACCGCTGAAATAGCCACCGCACGGTTCCCCGACGTGTGGAGTCGCCACACCAACGCCACCGGCTCGACTCACGACAGCCCACGTGTGCACGTCGGGGTCGGCGATCAGTATCGAGAACGGGCTCCGTCTCGTCTGTACTACAGAATCAGATCCCGACACAGCGCGTCGAGCCCGTCCTCCGCGACGAGCCGACGCTGACGCGCACTGCCGGACTCGCGGTCGAGCAGGTCGACCAACCCGGTCGCGCCGAGGCGGTCCCGTTCGCGTTCGACGTGGTCCGGCAACGAGACGACACTGTCGCCGTCGCGGTCGACGAAGTTCGCCTCGTGGCCCCACCGCGTCGCGCGCCACTTGTTCTCGTCCAGCAACTCGCGGCGCAGCCCACGGCCGCCGCGGTCGACGGCCGTCTCCCGTGGCGGCGCGGCGGCGGGGTCGGGAGCGCTCGGGTCGGCCTCGTCAGCGTACCGCTCCGCGAGGTCGACGACGAGTGCGTGGACGTACTCCGCGACCGCCGTCACCACGTCCGGGTCGGACTGGCCGTCCGGGACGCGCACCTCGACGGTGCCCAACTCGGTGTGTGGGCGCACGTCGAACCACAACTCCCCGCGGTCGCGGACGCGGTCCAACTCCAGCATCCGGCGCTCGTACCGGCGGAACGACTCGAAGTCGTCGAACCGCGTCGGAACGCCCGTGTTCGGGAGGTTCTCGAAGATCTTCGCCCGCGCGGAGGCGAGCCCGGTGTCGTAGCCGTTCCAGAACGGCGAGTTGGCACACAGTGCCAACAGTGGCGAGAGGAACCACCGTGCCTCGTTGGCGATCCACACCGCCGCGTCGGCGTCGGCGACCCCGACGTGGACGTGGACCCCGGCGGTCGTGTTGCGGTGTTGGGGGTAGTGGATGCGGTCGAGTTGCGACCGGTACCGCGGCTTCTCGGCGTGGTCCAACTCCCGCCACCGCGCCGCCGGGTGGAGGCCGGCACCGGCGATCCGGTAGCCGTCCGCCGCGGCGTGCTCGACCAGCGCCGCCCGCGTCTCGCGGACCTCGCTCTCGATGCGCTCGCTCGTCGGCGACGAGATGGTCGGCGTCTGCGTCTCGATCGTACACTGGAACAGTTCGTGCGAGAGGCGGTCGGCGACCCTGTCCGGAGGCGTCCGGTCGCCGTACACCAGGTCGTCGACACCCGCGACTGGCCGACCGGTCTCGTCGACGACGTAGAACTCCTCTTCGACTCCGAGACTCCCCTGTCGGTCGAACGCCTCCCGCGGGTCCATCGACACGCCGTTCGGCACGCCGTCGGAAATACCCCCCGATGGCGGGTGTCCGTCGCGGACGACCGCCGAGTGGGGAGCCGTTGCGGCCGACGAGAGCGAGACCGACAGCCGGCCGGCGACGGCCTCACCGCCGAACCGACGCAGGTGGATGGATTTTTACCCACCCGGCAGCAACCGGCGCCTATGGCTACCGAAACGGACGAGCACGGGGAGGATCACCACCTCCCGGCCGTCGAGGACTGGCCCCGCGGCTTCGGTGAGGCGTCGTGGTGGCCGTTCGTCACGGCACTGGGCGCCGCCGGACTGTACGTCGGCGCGGCGCTGTTCCTGCTGAGTCGCGGCGACACGAACGTCGTCCCGCCAGTCGCCGGCCCGGCGGTCGTCGTCGGCTCCGTGGGAGCGTTCCTCGTCGGACTGTACGGCTGGCTCTACCACGCCTTCGTCGCGAACTTCTGGGAGCGGGGCGCCAGCGAGCACAGCGCGAACAAACTGCGGTGGGGGATGCTCGCGTTCCTCGGCTCCGAGGTGGCGACGTTCTCGGCCGGGTTCACCTACTTCTTCTTCATCCGGTCGAACCCCGGCGCGTGGCCACCTGGCGAGCTGCCGCCGCTGCTCTCCTCGCTGGTGTTGATCAACACGGCGCTGCTGTTGGTCTCCTCGGGGACGCTCCACCTCGCGCACGGCGCGATCCGGAAGGGGAAGATGGGCCGGTTCAAGGCCTGGCTCGCCGTCACGCTCCTGCTGGGCGTCGTCTTCATCGGCGGCCAGGTGTTGGAGTACTACGAGTTCATCGTCCACAAGGGATTCACCTTCACCGACGGCGTGTTCGCCTCGGCGTTCTACGGGCTGACGGGTCTGCACGGGCTCCACGTCTCGCTGGGTGCGGTCCTGATCGGGATCGTGTTCGTCCGTGCGCTGCGGGGGCAGTACTCCGCGGACCGGCACGTCTCCGTCACCACCGCCTCGATGTACTGGCACTTCGTCGACGCCGTCTGGGTGCTGTTGGTCGTCGTCCTGTACGTCGGCAGCGTCGTCGGCGCCTGAGGACACCCGACGACTCGCGCTTCGACCCGTCTTCCTGCGTTCGTTCGCCCCGAGTCACCAGTCCTCCAGCGAGTGGTCGGTCCCTCGTCGGGACGGGTCACCCGTCCGCGAACCACGTCTCCGGCGACGGGAGGAGACCGCCGACGAACGCGGCGAGCAAGGCGACGTAGCCGAGCAGGCCACCGGCGGCCGACGACAGCAGCCACGTCGCGAGGCGGGCGTCTTCTCCCGCCACCTCGACCGCGAGGGCGGGCACCCCGACGGCGACCGCGCCGGTCCCGACGACTCGTACTCGCCGATCCGCCCACAGTCGTGTCGCGAGATCGGGGAAGCGAGCGAACCCGAGTTCCAGCAGGAGCGCACCACAGACGCCGAGCACGACGGCCGGTGGGTACGAGACTGCGGCGAGCGCCCCCGTGAGTGACCCCCGGAGCCACCACGCCGTCCCGAGGAGACCGGTCGCGGCGACGGCCGCGAGTCCCGCGTCGCGCCGCCGAGAGAGGTCCGGCGTCGTCTCTCTCGACTCCGCGACCCCGGAAGACGCGGACTCGGACCCGGGATCGGGGCCGGACCCGGACCCACTCACGACTCGACCGCGTCGGCGCGCGACCGGTCGGACCCACTCCGCAACGGTGTCACCGGCGACAGCGCCGTCACCCACGTCGCCAACACGAGTGCGCCGACGAACTCCGGCAGCGCCAGTCCCGGCGGGAAGAGAACCTCCTGCGCCCACGCGATCCACGCGACGGCGTGGCCGACGGCCGCGAGTCCGGCGAGTCGACCGGTCGTCCGGTCGCGCCGACAGATCCCGTCGACGGCGAGCGTGGCGGTCACACCGAGGAAGTGCGTCGCGGCGACCGGGAAGTGGAGCGGGTCACCCGAGGGGAACACACCCACCGCGCCGAGCGCGACGGCGGTGATCGCGAACAGTCCACCGCGGAGTCGCCCGCCGATCCCGTCACTCGTCGTCCAGAGCAGCCACGCGAAGGGAAGTGCCAGCAGCCCACCGGCGATCAGGGTCCCGTTGAACAGCAACTCCGTCGGCGGGGTGACACCCAGATCCGAGAAGGCGTTCGTCCGCCAGGAGAACCACGGCGCCACCAGCGTGGCGACGACGATCAGCGTCGGCGTCCCCACCGCCGAAGTGACCCCAGAGATCGCGGCGAGCCGACGCGGCGTCGCGCCGCGAGCGGTGTCACGCGACATCGTCGTCCGAAGCCGTCGTCTCGTCGTCTCCACCGACCGGTTCCGCGTCTCCCACACCCACCGAGTCTCGGTCGCTCGTCCCCACAGGCTCCCCGTCGCCCGCACCGACGGGGGCATCGTTGACGTGTTGGCCCCAGAACCCAGGGTACTTCGTCACCGCCACGTCCCCGAGCACTCGGGTCTGACACGCCAGTCGGAGCCCGTTCTCGGCGTCGTGAGGTGGCACCCGCAGTCGGAGGCGCTCCCGCCGCGACGGGTCCGAGACGGCTCCCGTCACGGCGACCGCACAGGTGCCACAGGAGCCGCGGCCGCGACAGTTCACCCCGTCCGCGGCCCCGTTGTGCGGTGACAGTCCGGCGGCGAGTAACACGTCGCGCAACACGTCACCGCGGTCGCAGGTGACCGACTCCCCACGGAACGTGACGGTCGGCACTCAGGCCACCTCCTGGCGGCGGAGCTTCTCGGCCCGCGAGCGCGCCTGTTCGACGATCGCCGGACGCGCCTCGAAGCCGACCTCGACGTGGTCGCCGTCGTACTCCTCGCGCGTGACGTGGCCGTTGTCGTGGATCCACGACACCAGACTCATCGTCTCGTCGGCCAGCGGCAACAGCAGCCGCTCGCTCGTCCAGTCCGGGAGTTCGTCCTCGATCCGCGCGCGGAGTCGCCCGACGTTGTCGCCCGCTAGCCCGGACACTGTGACGGGGTTCGGCGCCAACGAGGAGAGCGCGTCGCGCTTGCGTCGCAGCTCCTCGTCGTCGACGCGGTCGGTCTTGTTGAACACCGTGACGATGGGTGCCTCGTTGCGCTCGTACAGCGTGTCGTGGGAGGTGACGAGCTTCTCGCGCATCGCCTCCACGGACTCGGAGGCGTCGACGACCAACAACACCAGGTCCGCGTGGTAGACGGACGCCAACGTGGAGTGGAACGAGTCCACGAGCCAGTGTGGGAGATCCGAGATGAACCCGACGGTGTCCGTCAGGAGGATCTCGCGTTTCCCGGTGTCCGCCCGACGGGTCGTCGTGCCGAGCGTGGTGAACAGCCGGTCCTCCGACTCCGCGGTGTCGTCGAGATCCGGGTGCCGGTCGGCGTTCTCGTCGACGTCGAGGTCGGCCGCGAGCCGCCGCAGCAGGGTGGACTTCCCGGCGTTGGTGTAGCCGGCGAGCGCGACCAGATCGAAGCCGGACTCGCGGCGCTGGTCGCGGCGCGTCTCCTCCTGCTCGGCGATCCGGTCGAGTTCGTCGCGGATTCGGGAGATCTGTGCCTTGATGTCCTCCTCGCGGGACTCGTCGTACTCCCCGAGCCCCATGAACCCGGGGCGTTCGTCGCGTTTCGCGAGGCTCGTCTTCGCCTCGGCCCGCGGGAGTTCGTACCGCAGTTCCGCGAGTTCCACCTGGAGCTGTGCCTTCCGCGTCTGGGCGCGCTGGCCGAAGATCTCCAGAATGAGGGTGAACCGGTCGATCACCTCCACACCCTCGGGGAGCTTCTGGCCGACGTTGAACTTCTGGTAGGGGCCGATCTCGTTGTCGCAGATCAGGGCGTCGGCGTCTTCGCGACGGCAGAGCCGCGCGAGTTCCGCGACTTTCCCCTCGCCGAAGTGGAAGGCGGCGTCCTCGGTCCGCTTCTGGGTACGCGTGGCGGCCACGTCGTACCCCGCGGCGTCGGCGAGGCCGACGATCTCCGAGAGGTCCGCGTCGGAGTCGTACCGCTTGGCGACGACGGCCTTCACCTCGACTCACCTCGGCGGTCCAGCGGGGCGATCCCGAGCGTCTCACCCCGACGATCGGCCGACTCCACGGGCGACTCCTCGGCGGACGAGCGCGGTCGCGGTCGTCTCTCCACGGGCGACTCCTCGGCGGACGAGCGCGGTCGCGGTCGTCCGGCCACGGTCGAGCCCCGAGCCGAGCGCGGTCCCGTCCGACCCGGGCACTGTCGGTTCTGTCCGGTCACTTGTCGGGAGAACGTAGCGGACGGTCGGATATAACGGTGGTGCCGTCTCACACGGACCGGAGAGCGGGAGCGACGCCCCCGGTGCCGCGACACGGAGGCGAAGTCGAGTTGTCGTGCGTTTTCTTCGCACGTCTGGATAAAATAATCACTCCGGAGCCTCTCGACTCCGAACGTGCGACTTCCGGTGCCCAAGGTTCATAAGTCGTGGTCGAGAACTGCTGTCGAGAGGTACTTCGACGGACGTGCGACACTCACTCGACACTAGCGGAGCGACCCGGTCGCGGCGGGTCCACGACGACCGCGGCACGGAGTGGCGACCGACGCTCACTGTGGACACGACCACGACCGGCGAGCGACCACCGACACGTTCTCCCGAGGGTGACCTGCCGTGAGCGAGGAGTTCGAGACCGAGACAGACACAGAGACGGAGATCGGCGCGGAGGTAGAGACGGCCGTCGCAGCACGGGCCGCGGTCGAGCGGATGACGGACGGGTTCATCGCCGTCGACAGCGAGTGGCGGGTCACGTACGTCAACGACCGCGCGAGTCACTTCCTCGGTGCCGACAACACGCCCGGCGTCGGGGACGACTTCTGGGCGGCCTTCCCGGAACTGCGGAGTTCGGCGTTCGGTCGCGCCTACGTCGAGGCGATGGAGTCCGGCGATCCGGAGACCGCGGAGGCGTACTACGAGCCGTTGGACGGCTGGTTCGAGGCGCGAGCCTACCCCGACGAGGAGGGCCTGTCGATCTTCTTCCGAGACGTCAGCGACCGCCGGGAACTCGAAGAACGGCTGCGCCGGGAGAACGAACTCCGCGAGCGCGTGTTCGAGACCGCGCCGACCGGCATCCTCGTGATGGACGCCACGGGGACGTTCCAGCGGGGCAACGACCGCGCGCGCGACCTGCTGGGTGTGTGTGACGAGACGTTGACTGGGCTCACTTACGACGACCCCGGCTGGGAGACGTTCGGCGAGGACGGCGAGCCGGTCGAGCGGTACCCGGTCGACGAGGTGTTGGAGACGGACGAGGCGGTCCACCACGTCGAACACGGGCTGGAGCGCGAGGACGGCTCTCGCGTGTGGCTGTCCGTCAGCGTGGCGCCGCTCCACGACGCCGACGGGAACGTGGAGCGACTCGTCGC
This window encodes:
- a CDS encoding prolyl oligopeptidase family serine peptidase, with protein sequence MPDTDLDAVPLDAYYDLTQISAVAQSPDGDRVAFVTTEFDPDADEPVTSLFVAPTDGSRDPHRLTRVTGAGSPQWSPSGDRLAFLAARDRDTADRVGRERYDADADSGDTDDGEADSDADDETGSDGHDADDSDDPDGGPDAAETDDEPTRQVWLFDLALGGDARQVTDFDEGAGEFDWGPDGERLVVAARDPTEAERSYLDAREAGGPVETERLQHKLDGVGYLDTVDTYLHVVDVATGETDRLDEAYGGGAFEDLAGLQPDWGSHGRIAFCSCRTERPDDTQVVDVYSVAPDGSDLRKLTDSTLSAANPTWSPSGEELAFAASDPENWCVPTQVYRHDGSQGAESLTADLDRTLARGADLHWADERTLFTRIGDEGQTRLLRVETDGTTERAFAAQGDGRALQGFDHGDERSTLLLSHPSDGQDVFAVDTADLDAGGDTADATAASPAEPDSLTRLSTVNEHLTGDHRMPEARRVTYESDGHEIEGIVYSDPDVALDDGDHPLVVAIHGGPVSYDEPVFSFAHAALTSRGYVVFRPNYRGGSSYGRDFCEALHGRWGTVEVDDIVAGVRDLTARGWADGDRVFGYGFSYGGIAQGFLVTQTDVLTAAAPEHGIYDLRSAFGTDDSHTWTTMEYGLPWEVPEEIDASSAITDAGEIDTPLLVTAGGRDWRCPPSQSEQLYVAARKQDVPARLVIYEEEHHDVGDPDRAIHRLEEVLAWYERFDPAVETDEAGDPGDRHEVVHGD
- a CDS encoding PQQ-binding-like beta-propeller repeat protein; translation: MDRRAFLAAAGVTVTAGCSLRESSEVACPSHDAAVTPRVRATADASIGDTSGHWPTPVGPADGTRALPEADYGDPVGFVWRREVDARPGGPTPVLVDETVYLVDAAKRLVALSLRDGRLLWRDETVAVDGPVAAGRELLYLRRDGSLVAFDPDDRRVVWTFEPPGDGASLSLPVPDGELVFLHDDSTDELFALDQTGQRVWRASTTVCPAVGEGTVVVRSDGELRALRRDTGRRTWRQRVDGPDAHRLAVRDGRVFGTDNGVLALDRQTGAELWTHDPAGGRTDRPAVGAQQVYVPTAQFQWYGRRLYTYDLGGPDPTACRRTASFVAGGPVVVTDDHVVVAGGAEQDDGSTRNRLWALDHDGDPVWRVAGTDTEARALCAGRRALLFVEGERITAVGFAG
- a CDS encoding methyl-accepting chemotaxis protein, with the translated sequence MSTGRAVDGTSLTDHQFELQLVLDTFDLPSFALDADGRVVAYDEQIAALLDVPRDRVIGDEAPGSTVYDEDDRLTLAEKVVREPRDADRVYDGVGVPDDEYSLLAGEYVYEDTSALAGSEIWFLATPVFRGEELVGVVEIVQDLHDSARFRTELQELFDAVVETIVAYEHGRFDARVAFDGDDSLLDEDLLAIVDTVDSLGAAMVDHLEAVRTDVEALSSAVEQISDNAQEIDGLTREQAETTETVVSEVSTLSATVEEIASTADEVATTSSRAESLAIDGTEAADDAAEVMTAVADSADTVADDVETLQSHVDDIDEVVEVIDDIAEQTNMLALNASIEAARAGEAGDGFAVVADEVKQLAEESQRQAGHIEETVGEIQTETETTVENLVETTDRIEAGIERVERVTESFEEIVATVSEANDGIAEVSRATDDQAASTEEIASMVEEAADKAETISEAVTEIAAATERQTEMAADLDQSVRELTSDE
- a CDS encoding glutamate--cysteine ligase: MDPREAFDRQGSLGVEEEFYVVDETGRPVAGVDDLVYGDRTPPDRVADRLSHELFQCTIETQTPTISSPTSERIESEVRETRAALVEHAAADGYRIAGAGLHPAARWRELDHAEKPRYRSQLDRIHYPQHRNTTAGVHVHVGVADADAAVWIANEARWFLSPLLALCANSPFWNGYDTGLASARAKIFENLPNTGVPTRFDDFESFRRYERRMLELDRVRDRGELWFDVRPHTELGTVEVRVPDGQSDPDVVTAVAEYVHALVVDLAERYADEADPSAPDPAAAPPRETAVDRGGRGLRRELLDENKWRATRWGHEANFVDRDGDSVVSLPDHVERERDRLGATGLVDLLDRESGSARQRRLVAEDGLDALCRDLIL
- a CDS encoding heme-copper oxidase subunit III — translated: MATETDEHGEDHHLPAVEDWPRGFGEASWWPFVTALGAAGLYVGAALFLLSRGDTNVVPPVAGPAVVVGSVGAFLVGLYGWLYHAFVANFWERGASEHSANKLRWGMLAFLGSEVATFSAGFTYFFFIRSNPGAWPPGELPPLLSSLVLINTALLLVSSGTLHLAHGAIRKGKMGRFKAWLAVTLLLGVVFIGGQVLEYYEFIVHKGFTFTDGVFASAFYGLTGLHGLHVSLGAVLIGIVFVRALRGQYSADRHVSVTTASMYWHFVDAVWVLLVVVLYVGSVVGA
- a CDS encoding DUF998 domain-containing protein, with the protein product MSRDTARGATPRRLAAISGVTSAVGTPTLIVVATLVAPWFSWRTNAFSDLGVTPPTELLFNGTLIAGGLLALPFAWLLWTTSDGIGGRLRGGLFAITAVALGAVGVFPSGDPLHFPVAATHFLGVTATLAVDGICRRDRTTGRLAGLAAVGHAVAWIAWAQEVLFPPGLALPEFVGALVLATWVTALSPVTPLRSGSDRSRADAVES
- a CDS encoding 2Fe-2S iron-sulfur cluster-binding protein, whose translation is MPTVTFRGESVTCDRGDVLRDVLLAAGLSPHNGAADGVNCRGRGSCGTCAVAVTGAVSDPSRRERLRLRVPPHDAENGLRLACQTRVLGDVAVTKYPGFWGQHVNDAPVGAGDGEPVGTSDRDSVGVGDAEPVGGDDETTASDDDVA
- the hflX gene encoding GTPase HflX, with the translated sequence MKAVVAKRYDSDADLSEIVGLADAAGYDVAATRTQKRTEDAAFHFGEGKVAELARLCRREDADALICDNEIGPYQKFNVGQKLPEGVEVIDRFTLILEIFGQRAQTRKAQLQVELAELRYELPRAEAKTSLAKRDERPGFMGLGEYDESREEDIKAQISRIRDELDRIAEQEETRRDQRRESGFDLVALAGYTNAGKSTLLRRLAADLDVDENADRHPDLDDTAESEDRLFTTLGTTTRRADTGKREILLTDTVGFISDLPHWLVDSFHSTLASVYHADLVLLVVDASESVEAMREKLVTSHDTLYERNEAPIVTVFNKTDRVDDEELRRKRDALSSLAPNPVTVSGLAGDNVGRLRARIEDELPDWTSERLLLPLADETMSLVSWIHDNGHVTREEYDGDHVEVGFEARPAIVEQARSRAEKLRRQEVA